TCCCCGCCGGAGAGCGAGCGATAGAGCCGGCGCCGCGCGTCGGCGAGGCCGAGCAGCTCCAGCGCCCGCTCCGCCGCGTCGCGGTCCTCGGCGTCGCAGCCGCTCCCCACGCGCCCGCGCCCCGCGCGGCCGAAGAGGACGACGTCCTCGACGCTGAACGGCATGTCGGGCACGAAGTCGTGCTTCTGGAAGAGGAGGCCGACCGCCCCGCCGAGCCGCCGTCGCGCGCGCCCCGACCCGTCGAGACCGCGGCCGAGCACCTCGACCGCCCCTTCGTCCGGCTTGAGCAGCCCGGCGAGCGTCAGCATGAGCGTGGACTTCCCCGCGCCGTTCGGGCCGACGACGCCCCAGAACTCGCGCGGCTCGATCCGCAGGTCGAGCGGGCCGAGCGCGACCCGCCCGCCGCGGCGCACGACGAGCCCCGACGCGGCGGCGAGAGGCGCGCCGTCGTTCATCGCGCGCCGAGCGCCCGTTCGAGCGCGGCGAGGTTCGCGCGCAGCAGCTCGTCGTAGCCGGCGCCGAATCCCGGCGCGCCGGGGAAGGCGGAAAGGGTCGCCATCGGCGCGCGCGTCCGTTCGG
Above is a window of bacterium DNA encoding:
- a CDS encoding ATP-binding cassette domain-containing protein; protein product: MNDGAPLAAASGLVVRRGGRVALGPLDLRIEPREFWGVVGPNGAGKSTLMLTLAGLLKPDEGAVEVLGRGLDGSGRARRRLGGAVGLLFQKHDFVPDMPFSVEDVVLFGRAGRGRVGSGCDAEDRDAAERALELLGLADARRRLYRSLSGG